The following are encoded together in the Pleurocapsa sp. FMAR1 genome:
- a CDS encoding NAD(P)H-dependent oxidoreductase gives MSNPPLKPEQVLEQLHWRYATKKFDPSKKIPEAIWKSLEQSLVLSPSSFGLQPWQFFVVRNPEIRQKLLEPGWGQKKIVEASHLVVFAIKKDIDNDYVDHYIERMAEVQQVSSDNLQGFANMVKGYLQDPPFPLEVNKWAAKQAYIALGFFMNCAAMMEVDTAPMEGFIPGKYDEILDLNSKGYSAVVLCAAGYRAEDDKHSSDPKVRFPTNDVVQYVD, from the coding sequence ATGAGTAACCCACCTTTAAAGCCAGAACAAGTATTGGAACAACTTCACTGGCGTTATGCAACCAAAAAATTTGACCCAAGTAAAAAAATTCCTGAAGCCATTTGGAAAAGTTTAGAACAAAGTTTAGTATTATCTCCTTCTTCATTTGGCTTACAGCCTTGGCAATTTTTTGTAGTTCGCAATCCTGAAATACGTCAAAAGTTGCTAGAACCTGGCTGGGGACAAAAAAAAATAGTTGAAGCTTCCCATTTAGTTGTCTTCGCTATCAAAAAAGATATTGACAATGATTATGTCGATCATTACATTGAAAGAATGGCAGAAGTACAGCAAGTTAGCTCAGACAATCTTCAGGGATTTGCCAACATGGTCAAAGGCTATCTTCAAGATCCACCTTTTCCTTTAGAGGTTAATAAGTGGGCAGCCAAACAAGCATATATTGCCTTGGGCTTTTTTATGAATTGTGCTGCCATGATGGAGGTTGATACTGCACCGATGGAAGGTTTTATTCCTGGTAAATACGATGAAATCTTAGATTTAAACAGCAAAGGATATAGTGCAGTTGTTTTATGTGCTGCGGGATATCGCGCTGAAGATGACAAACATTCTAGCGATCCTAAAGTTCGCTTTCCTACCAATGATGTAGTTCAGTACGTGGATTAA
- a CDS encoding reverse transcriptase domain-containing protein, protein MQNNANVTSRISNWHYINWYKVNLNIRNLRRRIFKATQENNWRKVRNLQKLMFRSWSNIVHSIRKTTQINQGKKTAGVDKIVVNTPQQRLAMSYDLVFDRRCRPKPVKRVNIPKKNGKLRPLGIPTIRDRAIQAIVKNALEPCWEAQFEGISYGFRPGRSTHDAIGKIYLIARPNKTKKWIVDADIKGCFDKISHIKLLEIIGNFPYRNHVEKWLKAGYVEKNTFHPQIAGTPQGGIISPLLANIALHGMEKALGVK, encoded by the coding sequence ATGCAAAATAATGCAAACGTAACTTCGAGAATATCAAATTGGCACTATATCAATTGGTATAAAGTCAATTTAAATATTAGAAATCTTAGAAGACGTATATTCAAAGCAACTCAAGAAAATAACTGGAGGAAAGTCAGAAATCTCCAAAAGTTAATGTTCCGAAGTTGGTCAAACATTGTCCATTCCATCAGGAAGACAACACAAATCAATCAAGGAAAAAAGACGGCTGGAGTTGACAAGATTGTGGTAAATACTCCGCAACAAAGGTTAGCCATGTCTTACGACTTGGTATTCGACCGCCGTTGCAGACCCAAGCCAGTTAAAAGAGTAAACATTCCTAAAAAGAATGGCAAATTAAGACCATTAGGCATACCAACAATTAGGGATAGAGCAATACAAGCAATTGTTAAAAATGCTCTAGAACCATGTTGGGAAGCTCAATTTGAAGGAATTAGCTACGGTTTTCGACCTGGCAGAAGCACCCACGACGCTATAGGAAAAATATATCTTATAGCACGTCCTAACAAGACAAAAAAGTGGATTGTAGATGCCGATATAAAAGGATGTTTCGACAAGATAAGCCACATTAAACTATTAGAAATCATTGGGAATTTTCCCTATCGAAATCATGTAGAAAAATGGCTTAAAGCTGGGTATGTAGAAAAGAACACTTTTCATCCCCAGATTGCTGGAACTCCCCAAGGCGGAATAATAAGCCCTCTCTTAGCCAATATTGCCTTACACGGCATGGAAAAAGCATTAGGTGTCAAATAA
- a CDS encoding HNH endonuclease yields the protein MAHKQKYKCSVCGQSLFNDEALHLHHIIPRSKGGKDNINNLVLLHLFCDHKTHHQK from the coding sequence ATAGCACATAAACAAAAATATAAATGTTCTGTATGTGGTCAATCATTATTTAATGATGAAGCACTACATCTTCACCATATTATTCCAAGAAGTAAAGGTGGTAAAGACAACATTAATAATTTAGTTTTATTGCATTTATTCTGTGATCACAAAACTCACCATCAAAAATGA
- a CDS encoding class I SAM-dependent methyltransferase produces the protein MQSTPNLDQLIPEPLTKLAYQGFQESKKVFGFVHKLVSDRLTNTVIPEQKSKSQPLSPEVFEKLQVKLKKLEEQDWQDAQAGVYPRSLLFDNPWSDFFRYYPEVWLDMFKIWERLGLKDFQRFDASIDKAGYPDYYLQNFHYQTDGYLSDMSANLYDLQVEILFNGAADAMRRRILAPLKAGLQAFSTVPAQQLKVLDVACGTGRTLRMIRGALPKASLFGTDLSPAYLRKANQLLSEISGELPQLLQANSEELPYLDNYFHGLTSVFLFHELPAAARQQVINEAFRVLQPGGVFVICDSMQAIDSPDFQPMMNNFPAIFHEPYYRHYTTDNLEERLTTAGFTNIKVENHFVSKYWTAYKPA, from the coding sequence ATGCAATCAACTCCTAACCTAGACCAACTTATCCCTGAACCTTTAACCAAGTTAGCCTATCAAGGCTTCCAAGAAAGCAAAAAAGTATTTGGCTTTGTTCATAAGCTTGTAAGCGATCGCCTAACTAATACAGTTATTCCCGAACAAAAAAGTAAAAGCCAGCCTCTTTCTCCTGAAGTATTTGAAAAACTTCAGGTAAAACTAAAAAAACTCGAAGAACAAGATTGGCAAGATGCTCAAGCAGGAGTTTATCCTCGTAGCTTACTATTTGATAATCCTTGGTCTGACTTTTTCCGCTATTATCCCGAAGTATGGCTAGATATGTTCAAAATTTGGGAACGCTTAGGGTTGAAAGATTTCCAAAGATTTGATGCCTCTATCGATAAAGCTGGCTATCCTGACTACTATTTACAAAACTTTCATTATCAGACAGATGGTTATCTAAGCGATATGTCTGCCAATCTCTATGACTTACAGGTAGAGATTTTATTTAATGGTGCTGCTGATGCTATGCGTCGTCGTATCCTCGCGCCCTTAAAAGCAGGACTACAGGCTTTTTCTACTGTACCAGCTCAACAGCTAAAGGTATTAGATGTGGCTTGTGGTACGGGGCGTACATTACGTATGATTCGTGGTGCTTTACCTAAAGCATCTTTGTTTGGGACAGATTTATCTCCCGCATATTTGCGTAAAGCCAATCAGCTACTTTCTGAAATTTCAGGTGAGTTACCCCAACTGCTTCAGGCTAATAGCGAAGAATTGCCTTATTTAGATAACTATTTTCATGGTTTGACTTCTGTATTTCTGTTTCATGAACTTCCAGCAGCAGCCAGACAGCAGGTAATTAATGAAGCGTTTCGTGTCTTACAGCCAGGAGGCGTATTCGTCATTTGTGATTCCATGCAGGCGATCGATTCTCCAGATTTTCAACCCATGATGAATAATTTCCCTGCTATATTTCACGAACCCTATTACCGACACTATACAACTGATAATCTTGAAGAGCGTTTGACAACGGCAGGATTTACCAACATCAAGGTAGAAAATCACTTTGTCAGTAAATATTGGACTGCATACAAACCAGCGTAA